One Cedecea neteri DNA segment encodes these proteins:
- a CDS encoding 1-acylglycerol-3-phosphate O-acyltransferase: MLAIVRFIIVVIYCILVCIFGSIYCLFSPRNPRHVATFGHLFGRLAPVFGLKVETRLPAGAENHPTAIYIGNHQNNYDMVTASSIVQPPTVTVGKKSLVWIPFFGQLYWLTGNLLIDRDNRAKAHGTISQVVDQIRKRNVSIWMFPEGTRSRGRGLLPFKTGAFHAAIAAGVPIIPVCVSNTSNKIKLNRWNNGLVIVEMLPPIDTSAYGKDQVRKLATDCRELMMAKIDELNQEVAAREAAGKVEKNQAS, encoded by the coding sequence ATGCTAGCGATTGTACGTTTTATTATTGTCGTTATTTACTGCATCCTGGTATGCATCTTTGGTTCAATTTATTGTCTGTTTAGCCCGCGCAATCCGCGCCATGTGGCAACTTTTGGGCACCTTTTCGGACGTCTGGCGCCAGTATTTGGTCTCAAGGTTGAAACCCGCTTACCTGCCGGGGCAGAAAACCACCCCACCGCGATTTACATCGGTAACCATCAGAACAACTACGATATGGTGACGGCCTCGAGCATCGTGCAGCCGCCGACGGTGACGGTTGGGAAAAAAAGCCTGGTGTGGATCCCATTTTTTGGCCAGCTTTACTGGCTGACGGGCAACCTGTTGATCGACAGGGATAACCGGGCAAAAGCCCATGGCACTATCTCCCAGGTTGTAGATCAGATTCGCAAGCGTAATGTTTCTATCTGGATGTTCCCGGAAGGGACCCGCAGCCGTGGCCGCGGCCTGCTGCCGTTTAAAACCGGGGCGTTTCATGCCGCGATTGCTGCGGGCGTGCCGATTATTCCGGTGTGCGTTTCCAATACCAGTAATAAAATTAAGCTAAATCGTTGGAACAACGGTTTGGTCATCGTCGAAATGCTGCCGCCAATTGATACCAGCGCTTATGGGAAAGATCAGGTCCGTAAGCTGGCCACTGACTGTCGTGAACTGATGATGGCCAAAATCGACGAACTCAATCAAGAAGTTGCCGCGCGTGAAGCAGCCGGCAAAGTTGAAAAGAATCAGGCGAGTTAA
- the parC gene encoding DNA topoisomerase IV subunit A has translation MSDLTHDGAERLALHEFTENAYLNYSMYVIMDRALPFIGDGLKPVQRRIVYAMSELGLNASAKFKKSARTVGDVLGKYHPHGDSACYEAMVLMAQPFSYRYPLVDGQGNWGAPDDPKSFAAMRYTESRLSKYAELLLSELGQGTVDYIPNFDGTLQEPKMLPARLPNILLNGTTGIAVGMATDIPPHNLREVAQAAITLIDQPKTTLDSLLDIVHGPDYPTEAEIITPREDIRKIYQNGRGSVRMRAVWRKEDGDVVITALPHQVSGARVLEQIASQMRAKKLPMVEDLRDESDHENPTRLVIVPRSNRVDVEQVMNHLFATTDLEKSYRVNLNMIGLDGRPAVKNLLEILSEWLVYRRDTVRRRLNYRLEKVLKRLHILEGLLVAFLNIDEVIHIIRTEDEPKPVLMSRFDISETQAEAILELKLRHLAKLEEMKIRGEQNELEKERDQLQGILASERKMNTLLKKELQSDADTYGDDRRSPLHERGEAKAMSEHDMVPSEPVTIVLSQMGWVRSAKGHDIDAPGLSYKAGDSYLGSAKGKSNQPVAFIDSTGRSYALDPITLPSARGQGEPLTGKLTPPPGATVDYVLMAADDQKLLMASDAGYGFVCTFNDVVSRNRAGKTLISLPDNARVLPPLEIHSADDMLLAITAAGRMLMFPVSDLPELSKGKGNKIISIPAAEAAKGEDKLAHLFILPPQSTLTLHVGKRKIKLRPEELQKITGERGRRGTLMRGLQRIDRVDVDSPVRAGAGDSEE, from the coding sequence ATGAGTGATTTGACTCATGATGGTGCTGAGCGTCTTGCGCTGCACGAATTCACGGAAAATGCGTATCTCAACTATTCCATGTACGTCATCATGGACCGCGCCCTGCCGTTTATTGGCGACGGGCTCAAGCCGGTTCAGCGTCGAATCGTATATGCGATGTCTGAGCTGGGGCTAAACGCCAGCGCAAAATTCAAAAAGTCTGCCCGTACCGTGGGTGATGTGCTGGGTAAATACCATCCGCACGGCGACAGCGCCTGTTATGAAGCGATGGTGCTGATGGCGCAGCCGTTCTCTTACCGCTACCCCTTGGTTGACGGGCAGGGGAACTGGGGCGCGCCGGATGATCCCAAGTCCTTTGCTGCAATGCGTTATACCGAATCTCGCCTGTCGAAGTACGCGGAGCTGCTGCTCAGCGAACTTGGACAGGGAACGGTAGATTACATCCCGAACTTTGACGGAACGCTGCAGGAGCCAAAAATGCTGCCTGCACGTTTACCTAACATTCTGCTTAACGGCACAACCGGCATTGCGGTAGGGATGGCAACGGACATTCCTCCACATAACTTGCGTGAGGTTGCCCAGGCCGCCATAACGTTGATTGACCAGCCAAAAACGACGCTGGACAGCCTGCTGGATATCGTCCACGGTCCGGATTATCCGACCGAAGCGGAAATCATTACGCCGCGTGAAGATATTCGCAAAATCTACCAGAACGGGCGCGGTTCAGTTCGCATGCGTGCGGTATGGCGCAAAGAAGACGGTGACGTGGTGATTACCGCGCTGCCACACCAGGTATCGGGCGCTCGCGTGCTGGAACAGATTGCCAGCCAGATGCGGGCGAAAAAGCTGCCAATGGTTGAAGACCTGCGCGATGAGTCGGATCATGAAAACCCGACCCGACTGGTGATTGTGCCTCGTTCTAATCGTGTAGACGTTGAGCAGGTCATGAACCATCTGTTCGCGACCACCGATCTGGAAAAAAGCTACCGCGTTAACCTGAATATGATTGGCCTGGACGGCCGTCCGGCGGTGAAAAACCTGCTGGAGATCCTCAGCGAATGGCTGGTCTACCGTCGTGACACGGTGCGCCGCCGCCTGAACTACCGTCTGGAAAAAGTCCTTAAACGCCTGCATATCCTCGAAGGCTTGCTGGTGGCGTTCCTCAATATCGACGAAGTGATCCATATCATTCGTACCGAGGATGAGCCGAAGCCGGTGCTGATGTCGCGCTTTGATATCAGCGAAACGCAGGCCGAAGCGATCCTTGAGCTGAAGCTGCGCCACCTCGCCAAACTGGAAGAGATGAAGATCCGCGGCGAGCAGAACGAGTTGGAAAAAGAACGCGATCAGCTGCAGGGTATTCTCGCTTCCGAGCGTAAAATGAACACGCTGTTGAAGAAAGAACTGCAGTCGGATGCCGATACCTACGGTGATGACCGTCGCTCTCCACTGCACGAGCGCGGTGAAGCGAAGGCGATGAGCGAGCATGACATGGTGCCGTCTGAACCGGTGACTATTGTGCTGTCGCAAATGGGCTGGGTGCGCAGCGCCAAAGGCCACGATATTGACGCGCCGGGCCTGAGCTACAAAGCCGGTGACAGCTACCTTGGCTCTGCCAAAGGCAAAAGTAATCAACCCGTGGCGTTCATTGACTCCACCGGGCGAAGCTACGCGCTGGATCCGATCACGCTGCCGTCAGCGCGAGGTCAGGGTGAGCCTCTGACCGGTAAGCTGACGCCACCGCCAGGTGCGACGGTGGACTATGTGCTGATGGCCGCAGACGATCAGAAGCTGCTGATGGCGTCTGATGCGGGCTATGGCTTCGTCTGTACCTTTAACGACGTTGTATCACGCAACCGCGCAGGTAAAACGTTGATTTCCCTTCCTGATAACGCCCGTGTTCTCCCTCCGCTGGAAATTCACAGTGCAGACGACATGCTGCTGGCTATCACCGCTGCCGGGCGCATGCTGATGTTCCCGGTGAGTGATTTGCCGGAATTGTCGAAAGGGAAGGGCAACAAAATTATCTCTATCCCGGCAGCCGAAGCGGCGAAGGGTGAAGATAAGCTGGCACATCTGTTTATCCTACCGCCGCAAAGCACGCTGACGCTGCATGTCGGGAAGCGTAAAATTAAGCTTCGCCCTGAAGAGTTGCAGAAAATTACCGGTGAGCGAGGCCGTCGCGGGACGTTGATGCGTGGTCTGCAGCGTATCGACCGTGTAGACGTCGATTCCCCTGTGCGGGCTGGAGCTGGAGACAGCGAAGAATAA
- the phnC gene encoding phosphonate ABC transporter ATP-binding protein — protein sequence MNRSLAVVTNSDLESLPQFAPAPGRKVLSVKSLSKAYNAHQTVLHDINFDLHAGELVGVIGRSGAGKSTLLHILNGTHSATSGEILSFPEVGMPHDVSKLSGRALNQWRTECGMIFQDFCLVPRLDVLTNVLLGRLSQTSTLKSLFKVFPEADRARAISLLEWMNMLPHALQRAENLSGGQMQRVAICRALMQNPSILLADEPVASLDPKNTQRIMKVLREVCEQGISVMVNLHSIELVKEYCTRVIGVAKGNIVFDGHPSMLTDDVLHLLYGDEINQVH from the coding sequence ATGAACAGATCCCTTGCCGTAGTTACCAACTCTGACCTGGAGTCGCTGCCGCAGTTTGCGCCCGCGCCGGGGCGTAAAGTCCTGAGCGTTAAGAGCCTGAGTAAGGCCTATAACGCACACCAGACCGTGCTGCACGACATTAACTTTGACCTGCATGCCGGTGAACTGGTGGGCGTGATTGGCCGCTCAGGCGCGGGGAAATCTACGCTGCTGCATATTCTGAACGGTACGCATTCTGCCACGTCGGGCGAGATCCTCAGCTTTCCGGAAGTCGGGATGCCGCACGATGTGTCTAAACTCAGCGGTCGCGCCCTGAACCAGTGGCGCACCGAATGCGGCATGATCTTCCAGGACTTCTGCCTGGTGCCAAGACTGGATGTGCTGACCAACGTCCTGCTGGGCCGCCTGAGCCAGACCTCCACGCTGAAATCCCTGTTTAAAGTATTCCCTGAGGCAGACCGCGCCCGTGCGATTTCGCTTCTGGAGTGGATGAACATGCTGCCCCACGCCCTGCAACGCGCCGAGAACCTTTCCGGCGGCCAGATGCAGCGCGTCGCCATTTGCCGAGCGCTGATGCAAAACCCAAGCATTTTGCTGGCCGATGAGCCGGTAGCTTCGCTCGACCCGAAAAATACCCAACGCATCATGAAAGTGCTGCGTGAAGTGTGTGAGCAAGGCATCAGCGTGATGGTGAACCTGCATTCCATCGAGCTGGTGAAAGAGTACTGCACCCGCGTTATCGGGGTTGCAAAAGGAAATATCGTGTTTGACGGTCATCCGTCGATGTTAACGGACGACGTGCTGCATCTCTTGTACGGCGATGAAATCAATCAAGTGCATTAA
- the dkgA gene encoding 2,5-didehydrogluconate reductase DkgA, with product MTHPTLIKLQDGNVMPQLGLGVWQASNDQVRTAIEKALEVGYRSIDTAAAYKNEDGVGTALKSAGIARDDLFITTKLWNSDQQRPRQALEDSLEKLQLDYVDLYLLHWPVPSKDHYLEAWKGLIELQKEGLVKSIGVCNFNLNHLQRLIDETGVSPVINQIELHPLLQQRQLHAWNATHKIQTESWSPLAQGGEGVFDQKIIRDLADKYGKTPAQVVIRWHLDSGLVVIPKSVTPARIAENFDVFDFRLDKEELAEIAKLDSGKRLGPDPDVFVG from the coding sequence ATGACTCATCCAACCTTAATCAAGCTCCAGGATGGCAACGTAATGCCGCAGCTTGGGCTCGGTGTCTGGCAGGCCAGCAACGACCAGGTCAGGACAGCCATTGAGAAAGCCCTGGAAGTGGGATACCGCTCCATTGATACCGCCGCCGCCTACAAAAACGAGGACGGCGTAGGCACCGCACTGAAAAGCGCAGGCATTGCGCGTGACGACCTGTTTATTACCACCAAGCTCTGGAACAGCGACCAGCAGCGGCCTCGCCAGGCGCTGGAAGACAGCCTTGAAAAACTGCAGCTTGATTATGTCGATCTCTATCTGCTGCACTGGCCGGTGCCGAGTAAAGATCACTATCTCGAAGCCTGGAAAGGGCTGATTGAGCTGCAAAAAGAGGGGCTGGTGAAGAGTATCGGGGTGTGTAACTTCAATCTTAATCATCTCCAGCGGCTGATCGACGAAACCGGCGTTAGCCCGGTGATCAACCAGATTGAGCTGCACCCTCTGCTGCAACAGCGCCAGCTTCACGCCTGGAACGCGACTCACAAAATCCAGACGGAGTCCTGGAGCCCGCTGGCCCAGGGCGGCGAAGGCGTGTTTGATCAGAAAATCATTCGTGATTTAGCGGACAAATACGGCAAAACACCGGCTCAGGTGGTGATTCGCTGGCACCTCGATAGCGGACTGGTGGTTATCCCTAAATCGGTCACACCGGCCCGTATTGCTGAAAACTTTGACGTGTTCGACTTCCGCCTGGACAAAGAAGAGCTGGCTGAAATTGCGAAGCTCGACAGCGGTAAACGCCTTGGGCCAGACCCGGACGTATTTGTCGGCTAA
- the yqhD gene encoding alcohol dehydrogenase translates to MNNFNLHTPTRILFGKGSLAELRDQIPADARVLITYGGGSVIKTGVLGQVKDALKGLDVLEFGGIEPNPSYETLMKAVEIARKENVTFLLAVGGGSVLDGTKFIAAAAHYPQDIDPWNILLTRGNDVKSAIPMGSVLTLPATGSESNKGAVVSRRSTGDKQAFMSDFVQPVFAVLDPVYTYTLPPKQVANGVVDAFVHTIEQYLTYPVNAKVQDRFAEGILLTLIEDGPKALKDPENYDVRANVMWAATMALNGLIGAGVPQDWATHMLGHELTAMHGLDHAQTLAVVLPSLMNEKRNEKHAKLLQYAERVWNITSGSEEERIDAAIEATRNFFEKMGTATRLSAYGLDGSSIPALLVKLEEKGMTKLGEHQDITLDVSRRIYEAAR, encoded by the coding sequence ATGAATAACTTCAATCTTCATACCCCAACCCGCATCCTGTTTGGTAAAGGCTCCCTGGCAGAACTGCGTGACCAGATCCCTGCGGACGCTCGCGTACTGATTACCTACGGCGGCGGTAGCGTGATTAAAACTGGCGTACTGGGCCAGGTTAAAGATGCGCTGAAAGGCCTCGACGTGCTGGAGTTTGGCGGCATCGAACCTAACCCGTCTTACGAAACGCTGATGAAAGCCGTAGAGATTGCGCGTAAAGAAAACGTGACTTTCCTGCTGGCAGTCGGAGGTGGCTCCGTGCTCGACGGCACTAAATTCATCGCCGCAGCAGCGCACTATCCGCAGGATATCGATCCGTGGAACATTCTGCTGACGCGCGGTAACGACGTGAAAAGCGCGATCCCAATGGGTTCCGTGCTGACGTTGCCAGCAACCGGCTCCGAATCCAACAAAGGCGCGGTAGTTTCCCGCCGCTCTACTGGCGACAAACAAGCGTTCATGTCTGACTTCGTTCAGCCTGTCTTTGCGGTTCTGGATCCGGTTTACACCTACACCCTGCCACCTAAACAGGTTGCTAACGGCGTGGTGGATGCCTTTGTGCACACCATCGAGCAGTACCTGACTTACCCGGTCAACGCCAAAGTTCAGGATCGTTTCGCAGAAGGCATTCTGCTGACGCTGATCGAAGACGGCCCGAAAGCGCTGAAAGATCCGGAAAACTATGATGTGCGTGCGAACGTGATGTGGGCTGCAACAATGGCGCTGAATGGCCTGATCGGGGCAGGCGTGCCGCAGGACTGGGCGACCCATATGCTGGGCCACGAACTGACCGCAATGCACGGTCTGGATCACGCTCAAACGCTGGCGGTGGTTCTGCCTTCTCTGATGAATGAAAAGCGTAACGAGAAGCACGCCAAACTGCTGCAATATGCAGAACGCGTCTGGAACATCACCTCCGGCAGCGAAGAAGAGCGTATTGATGCGGCTATCGAAGCGACCCGCAATTTCTTCGAGAAAATGGGCACCGCGACTCGCCTGTCCGCCTACGGCCTGGACGGCAGCTCCATCCCTGCTCTGCTGGTGAAACTGGAAGAAAAAGGCATGACTAAGCTGGGCGAACATCAGGACATTACGCTGGACGTTAGCCGCCGCATTTACGAAGCCGCGCGCTAA
- the ftsP gene encoding cell division protein FtsP, giving the protein MSLSRRQFIQASGVALCAGSVPLRANAAGQQQPLPVPPLLESRRGQPLFLTLQRAHWSFTGGAKAPVWGFNGRYMGPTIRVWSGDDVKMIYSNRLQENVAMTIAGLQVPGPLIGGAARMMSPNVDWAPVLPIRQRAATLWYHANTPNRTARQVYSGLAGMWLIEDEVSKSLPIPNHYGVDDFPIIIQDKRLDNFGAPEYQEPGSGGFVGDTLLVNGVQSPYVEVSRGWVRLRLLNASNSRRYQLQMSDGRSIAVISSDQGFLPAPVSVKQLSLAPGERREILIDMTEGKEVSITAGEAAGIMDRIRGFFEPSSILISTLVLTLRPTGLLPLVTDTLPMRLLPEEIIGGNPTRSREITLGDDPGINGQLWDMKRIDIQTQQGTWERWTVRADTPQSFHIEGVSFLVRNVNGASPFGEDRGWKDTVWIDGQVELLVYFGQPSWEHFPFLYSSQTLELADRGSIGQLLVQPAP; this is encoded by the coding sequence ATGTCACTCAGTCGGCGTCAGTTTATTCAGGCATCCGGAGTTGCGCTTTGTGCCGGCTCGGTGCCGCTGAGGGCAAACGCGGCAGGGCAGCAGCAGCCTTTACCTGTCCCCCCTCTGCTTGAATCTCGTCGCGGCCAGCCCTTATTCCTGACGCTGCAGCGCGCTCACTGGTCATTTACCGGCGGCGCGAAGGCACCCGTTTGGGGTTTTAACGGGCGCTATATGGGGCCAACCATTCGCGTCTGGAGCGGGGATGACGTGAAGATGATTTACAGCAACCGTCTGCAGGAAAATGTTGCGATGACGATTGCTGGCCTGCAGGTGCCGGGTCCGCTGATTGGCGGGGCCGCACGTATGATGTCGCCAAACGTAGACTGGGCGCCCGTTTTACCTATTCGCCAGCGAGCCGCCACGCTGTGGTATCACGCCAACACGCCGAATCGCACCGCAAGACAGGTTTACAGCGGCCTCGCGGGGATGTGGTTAATTGAGGATGAAGTCAGCAAATCTCTGCCAATCCCTAACCATTACGGCGTGGACGACTTCCCGATCATCATCCAGGACAAGCGGCTCGATAACTTCGGTGCGCCGGAGTATCAGGAGCCGGGCAGCGGCGGTTTTGTTGGCGATACGCTGTTGGTGAACGGGGTGCAAAGTCCGTATGTGGAAGTGTCCCGTGGTTGGGTGCGCCTGCGTTTATTGAACGCCTCAAACTCGCGCCGCTATCAGTTGCAAATGAGTGATGGTCGCTCCATCGCAGTGATTTCCAGCGATCAGGGGTTCCTGCCGGCACCCGTTTCGGTCAAGCAGCTGTCGCTGGCGCCGGGAGAGCGGCGAGAAATTCTTATCGACATGACCGAAGGCAAAGAGGTCTCGATTACCGCCGGTGAAGCTGCGGGAATCATGGATCGCATTCGTGGTTTCTTTGAGCCGTCGAGCATTTTGATTTCCACGCTGGTGTTAACGCTGCGTCCTACCGGCCTGCTGCCGCTGGTGACCGACACGCTGCCAATGCGCCTTCTGCCGGAAGAGATTATTGGCGGTAACCCAACGCGCAGCCGTGAAATCACCCTCGGTGACGATCCGGGCATTAACGGCCAGCTGTGGGATATGAAGCGGATAGATATTCAGACTCAGCAGGGCACCTGGGAACGCTGGACGGTACGCGCCGATACGCCGCAGTCTTTCCACATTGAGGGCGTCAGTTTCCTGGTGCGCAACGTGAACGGGGCTTCTCCGTTCGGGGAAGATCGCGGCTGGAAGGATACCGTGTGGATTGACGGGCAGGTTGAGCTGCTGGTCTACTTTGGGCAGCCGTCCTGGGAGCATTTCCCGTTCCTCTATTCCAGCCAGACGCTGGAGCTTGCCGATCGCGGTTCCATCGGTCAGTTATTGGTTCAGCCCGCGCCGTAG
- a CDS encoding HAD family hydrolase translates to MSNPLYVFDLDHTLIDADCSTLWSRFLSREGLIKDPDYLAKEHKLMLDYQRGEMNIHEYVGVTLAPLTGMTIADVDTLVARCVETDVLPLVYPEAKRLIEQLHAQGQQMMIISASVSLLVKAIAPRLGIEHAIGIDLVTGNNAYTSVISGVPSYQAGKITRLKEWLAVNPEYSGELTFYTDSINDLPLCLEADKVLMVNPCQKLAAQGARYGWQTLNWSL, encoded by the coding sequence ATGTCTAACCCGCTGTACGTTTTTGACCTCGACCATACCCTGATTGACGCCGATTGCAGCACCCTCTGGAGCCGCTTCCTTTCCCGCGAAGGGCTGATAAAAGATCCTGATTATCTGGCCAAAGAGCACAAGCTGATGCTCGACTACCAGCGCGGCGAAATGAACATTCACGAATACGTTGGCGTCACGCTGGCCCCGCTGACCGGTATGACAATTGCCGACGTCGATACGCTGGTGGCCCGCTGTGTAGAAACCGATGTTTTGCCGCTGGTTTACCCGGAAGCCAAGCGCCTGATTGAGCAACTGCACGCCCAGGGTCAGCAGATGATGATCATCTCTGCGTCGGTCAGCCTGCTGGTAAAGGCCATTGCGCCGCGGCTGGGCATTGAACACGCCATCGGTATCGACCTGGTGACCGGCAATAATGCCTACACCAGCGTGATAAGCGGCGTGCCGAGCTATCAGGCTGGCAAAATTACCCGTCTGAAGGAGTGGCTGGCGGTGAACCCGGAATACAGCGGCGAACTGACGTTTTATACCGACTCTATCAACGACTTACCGCTGTGCCTTGAGGCCGATAAAGTGCTGATGGTAAATCCTTGCCAGAAACTTGCCGCGCAGGGCGCACGTTACGGCTGGCAAACGCTGAACTGGTCTTTGTAG
- the phnE gene encoding phosphonate ABC transporter, permease protein PhnE, producing MMLNTEFERYYHQVRMRQKRDTLIWSLLLVGLYLTAGHVAEFSLTTIWQSLPNFLDYMFETLPTLHLSVLLADVHTKGSLAYWGYRLPIQLPLIWETLQLALASTLISTCIAAVLAFLAAGNTWTPPAVRFGVRASVAFLRTMPELAWAVMFVMAFGIGAIPGFLALALHTIGSLTKLFYEAIESASDKPVRGLVACGATPLQRVRFALWPQVKPIFLSYSFMRFEINFRSSTILGLVGAGGIGQELMTNIKLDRYDQVSITLLLIIVVVSILDVLSGRLRRWVLEGKK from the coding sequence ATGATGTTGAATACGGAATTTGAGCGTTACTATCACCAGGTCAGAATGCGCCAGAAGCGCGACACGCTGATTTGGTCCCTGCTGCTGGTAGGCCTGTATCTTACCGCCGGTCATGTCGCTGAGTTCAGCCTGACCACCATCTGGCAATCGCTGCCAAACTTCCTCGACTACATGTTCGAAACCCTGCCGACGCTGCACCTTTCGGTTCTGCTGGCCGACGTCCACACCAAAGGCTCGCTGGCCTATTGGGGATACCGCCTGCCTATTCAGCTGCCGCTGATTTGGGAAACGCTGCAGTTGGCGCTGGCTTCAACGCTGATTTCGACCTGTATTGCTGCCGTGCTGGCATTTTTGGCCGCCGGTAATACATGGACGCCACCCGCCGTACGCTTCGGCGTTCGGGCATCGGTGGCGTTTCTGAGAACCATGCCGGAACTGGCATGGGCGGTAATGTTCGTGATGGCCTTTGGCATCGGCGCTATTCCGGGGTTTCTGGCGCTGGCCCTGCACACCATTGGCAGCCTGACCAAGCTGTTTTATGAAGCCATCGAAAGCGCGTCCGACAAACCTGTACGTGGCCTGGTGGCCTGCGGTGCTACGCCACTTCAGCGCGTACGCTTCGCCCTGTGGCCGCAGGTGAAGCCGATCTTCTTGTCCTACAGCTTTATGCGCTTCGAGATTAACTTCCGCTCCTCCACCATTCTCGGCCTCGTTGGCGCGGGCGGGATCGGCCAGGAGCTGATGACCAACATTAAACTCGACCGTTACGATCAGGTCAGCATCACGCTGCTGCTGATTATCGTGGTGGTTTCCATCCTCGATGTCCTATCCGGCAGGCTACGCCGCTGGGTTCTGGAGGGGAAAAAATGA
- the phnD gene encoding phosphonate ABC transporter substrate-binding protein — protein sequence MKKQLTGALRLSAVITGLVIAGHAMAADQPRELNLGILGGQNATQQIGDNQCVKQFMDKELNVDTKLRNSSDYSGVIQGLIGGKVDLVLSMSPSSYASVYMNDPKAVDIVGIAVDDKDQSRGYHSVVIVKADSPYKTIEDLKGKSFGFADPDSTSGYLIPNHEFKQKLGGTADNKYNNFFSSVTFSGGHEQDILGVLNGQFAGAVTWASMVGDYNDGYTAGAFNRLIRMDHPDLMKQIRIIWTSPLIPNGPILVSNKLPADFKAKVVDAVKKLDKEDHGCFVKAMGGTQHIGPASVADFQQIIDMKRELVSAR from the coding sequence ATGAAAAAGCAACTGACTGGCGCATTACGTTTATCCGCAGTGATTACTGGCCTTGTGATTGCAGGCCACGCTATGGCTGCTGACCAGCCGCGCGAACTGAACCTCGGGATCCTCGGCGGGCAGAATGCGACCCAGCAAATTGGTGATAACCAGTGTGTGAAGCAGTTCATGGATAAAGAACTGAATGTCGACACGAAACTGCGTAACTCTTCTGACTACTCTGGCGTTATTCAGGGCCTGATCGGCGGTAAAGTCGACCTGGTGCTGAGCATGTCCCCTTCTTCCTACGCTTCGGTATACATGAACGACCCGAAAGCGGTGGATATCGTTGGCATCGCGGTTGACGATAAAGACCAGTCTCGCGGCTACCACTCTGTGGTGATCGTGAAAGCCGACAGCCCGTACAAAACCATCGAAGATCTGAAGGGCAAATCCTTCGGCTTCGCGGATCCGGACTCCACCTCTGGCTACCTGATCCCGAACCACGAGTTCAAACAGAAACTCGGCGGCACCGCGGACAACAAATACAACAACTTCTTCTCCAGCGTCACCTTCTCCGGCGGCCACGAGCAGGACATCCTGGGCGTGCTGAACGGCCAGTTTGCTGGCGCGGTGACCTGGGCTTCCATGGTTGGCGACTATAACGACGGCTACACCGCCGGGGCGTTTAACCGCCTGATCCGTATGGATCACCCGGACCTGATGAAGCAGATCCGCATCATCTGGACTTCGCCACTGATCCCGAACGGCCCGATCCTGGTCAGCAACAAGCTGCCGGCTGACTTCAAGGCCAAAGTGGTGGATGCGGTGAAAAAACTGGATAAAGAAGATCACGGCTGCTTCGTGAAGGCGATGGGCGGCACCCAGCACATCGGCCCGGCATCAGTGGCTGACTTCCAGCAGATCATCGACATGAAGCGTGAGCTGGTTAGCGCTCGCTAA
- the phnE gene encoding phosphonate ABC transporter, permease protein PhnE: protein MSISQATPDLAKSREQHRELYRMQGRYLRHIGLLAAAILGYYVWFFFTFGIDSGQILTGIAQLGRYFLRMFVWHDFVNWPFAYYFSQIAITLAIVFAGTLTATVLALLLSFFAARNIMQGPVARIVALLVRRLFDLLRGVDMAIWGLIFVRAVGLGPLAGVLAIIMQDTGLLGRLYAEGHEAVERSPSRGLTAVGAAGIQKHRFGIFTQSFPAFLSLSLYQIESNTRSAAVLGFVGAGGVGLVYAENMRLWNWDVVMFITLILVCVVMAMDAISAWLRRRYITGKPVPLYSPQ, encoded by the coding sequence ATGAGCATTTCACAGGCAACACCGGATCTCGCTAAAAGCCGCGAGCAGCACCGTGAACTTTACCGGATGCAGGGGCGCTATCTGCGCCACATCGGGCTACTGGCCGCCGCTATCCTCGGCTACTACGTCTGGTTTTTCTTCACTTTCGGCATCGACTCCGGGCAAATCCTGACCGGCATCGCTCAGCTCGGGCGCTACTTCCTGCGCATGTTTGTCTGGCATGACTTTGTTAACTGGCCGTTCGCCTATTACTTCTCGCAAATCGCCATTACGCTCGCCATTGTTTTTGCCGGGACGCTGACCGCCACAGTGCTGGCGCTGCTGCTGTCGTTCTTTGCCGCACGCAATATCATGCAGGGCCCGGTAGCACGCATAGTCGCGCTGCTGGTTCGCCGCCTGTTTGACCTGCTGCGTGGCGTGGATATGGCGATTTGGGGGCTAATATTTGTGCGTGCCGTGGGGCTTGGGCCTCTGGCAGGCGTACTGGCAATTATCATGCAGGATACCGGCTTACTGGGCAGGCTTTATGCCGAGGGGCACGAAGCGGTAGAGCGCTCTCCGAGCCGGGGATTAACCGCCGTGGGAGCTGCGGGTATTCAGAAGCACCGCTTCGGAATCTTCACCCAGTCGTTCCCGGCATTTCTCTCCCTCAGCCTGTATCAGATTGAGTCCAACACCCGTTCAGCGGCGGTGCTGGGCTTTGTCGGCGCGGGCGGTGTCGGCCTGGTTTACGCCGAGAACATGCGGCTGTGGAACTGGGACGTGGTGATGTTTATCACCCTGATTCTGGTCTGCGTGGTAATGGCGATGGATGCTATTTCGGCCTGGCTGCGCCGCCGTTATATCACCGGGAAGCCGGTGCCGCTGTATTCTCCGCAATAA